Proteins co-encoded in one Anser cygnoides isolate HZ-2024a breed goose unplaced genomic scaffold, Taihu_goose_T2T_genome scaffold_43_1, whole genome shotgun sequence genomic window:
- the LOC136789240 gene encoding uncharacterized protein isoform X2 produces MSRHKSRRRLAAPPSACQDRAGARGSEPETHPAWSFIPSLRAPLTMADKPPPERPRLAWVDSWATPIEESSDFLEVKQEEEEEEVVPLPGPFDDLAVYQEEEEAVTTIDAFVTNKQKSHLSEEQKMKFLESVCSVCTTAREKGLSAGLDCFCRRTDVARHIEIVLASEPQDQLQSPVREQAMLAVAALSTVQVIKVREMLRLLDTCFQSVFLLPPKEKLNARFYVMALMRFCTSANALARRRAMERVCKLGEFLAKCSSLEPFGRYLKISQRTDLILTCLQLVTEGVCDEDQHWVSFLLDATTRDPISWLADVPHFVNFFFKTLKKQPAPDVRKRLLELLVLLTECFPRSVLMTVLFICPSQESASMDMWEVMFAVPAMAKRLLHELHLLLHDRNIREFLGVAEDLSLVRLSLLYAQRPEDPVPKELRDVECLQRCLRTANFHLLWLALKGLAALMERPQLAKAGQCLLPDVLETLQFGKPHITAAALAVCGNILGIVEKKAASLTALELVDVVKPLLDNEAAAVRESSMKLFKAAMERVLWRHKTQMWKKVRKILVPLYLRMSDETHSVAKASQEALMAAAELLWWDELKDVAHMEQTWRIRACLLQQDRDRVEKRLQQSRAYLEDPQASVREETVRFIGLAAELLQDQSEEKLREIIDILQPMMHDAAPSVRAETSRTIQALLQHRKWLRRLPVPWNPLAALCCWPRRRRQRPKTEPQPEESPEGSGSEGTSKDPSPCQSKDE; encoded by the exons agggcaggagcgAGAGGGAGCGAGCCGGAGACCCACCCCGCGTGGAGCTTCATTCCCTCCCTTCGCGCCCCCCTCACCATGGCAGACAAACCCCCCCCCGAGCGGCCCCGCTTGGCCTGGGTGGACAGCTGGGCCACCCCCATTGAGGAATCCTCCGACTTCCTCGAggtgaagcaggaggaggaggaggaggaggtcgtGCCGCTGCCGggcc CCTTCGACGACCTGGCCGTGtaccaggaggaagaggaggccgTGACCACCATTGACGCCTTTGTAACCAACAAGCAAAAG AGCCACCTGAGCgaggagcagaaaatgaagtttctgGAGAGCGTCTGCAGCGTCTGCACCACCGCCCGCGAGAAGGGGCTGTCGGCGGGCCTCGACTGCTTCTGTCGCCGCACCGACGTGGCCAGGCACATCGAG ATCGTGCTGGCGTCGGAGCCCCAGGACCAGCTGCAGTCTCCGGTGCGAGAGCAAGCCATGCTGGCCGTCGCCGCCTTGAG CACGGTGCAGGTGATCAAGGTGAGGGAGATGCTGCGGCTGCTCGACACCTGCTTCCAGAGCGtcttcctgctgccccccaaGGAGAAGCTGAACGCGCGCTTCTATGTGATG GCCCTGATGCGTTTCTGCACCTCCGCGAACGCCCTCGCCCGCAGGAGAGCCATGGAAAGGGTCTGCAAGCTGGGCGAGTTCCTGGCCAAGTGCTCCTCGCTGGAG CCCTTCGGGAGGTACCTGAAGATCTCGCAGAGGACGGACCTCATCCTCACCTGCCTGCAGCTTGTGACAGAAGGCGTGTGCGACGAGGACCAGCACTGGGTCTCCTTTCTGCTCGACGCGACCACCCGAGACCCCATCAGCTGGCTGGCGGAC GTCCCGCACTTCGTCAACTTCTTCTTCAAAACGCTGAAGAAGCAGCCGGCGCCCGACGTGCGGAAGaggctcctggagctgctcGTCCTCCTCACGGAGTGCTTCCCCCGCTCCGTGCTCATGACCGTGCTCTTCATCTGCCCGTCCCAAGAAAG CGCCTCGATGGACATGTGGGAGGTGATGTTTGCCGTGCCCGCCATGGCGAAGCGGCTCCTGCACGAgctccacctgctgctgcacgACAGGAACATCCGCGAGTTCCTCGGGGTGGCCGAGGACCTCAGCCTCGTCCGCCTCAGCCTCCTCTACGCCCAGCGCCCCGAAGACCCCGTCCCCAAGGAGCTGCGGGACGTGGAGTGCCTGCAGCGCTGCCTCAGGACCGCCAACTTCCACCTGCTCTGGCTGGCGCTCAAAGGCCTGGCGGCGCTGATGGAGAGGCCGCAGCTG GCCAAGGCAGGGCAGTGCCTGCTGCCGGACGTGCTGGAGACCCTGCAGTTCGGCAAGCCCCACATCACGGCGGCGGCCCTGGCGGTCTGCGGCAACATCCTCGGCATCGTGGAGAAGAAGGCGGCCAGCCTCACCGCCCTCGAGCTGGTCGACGTGGTCAAGCCTCTCCTGGACAAC gaggCCGCCGCGGTGCGGGAGAGCTCCATGAAGCTCTTCAAGGCGGCCATGGAGCGCGTGCTGTGGAGGCACAAGACGCAGATGTGGAAGAAGGTGCGCAAGATCCTCGTCCCGCTCTACCTGCGCATGAGCGACGAGACCCACAGCGTGGCCAAG GCCTCCCAAGAAGCCCtcatggcggcggcggagctCTTGTGGTGGGATGAGCTGAAGGACGTGGCCCACATGGAGCAGACCTGGAGGATCAGAGCGTGCCTG ctgcagcaggatcGAGACCGGGTAGAGAAGCGCCTACAGCAGAGCCGGGCGTACCTGGAGGACCCTCAGGCATCCGTGCGCGAGGAGACCGTGAGGTTCATCG GGCTCGCCGCGGAGCTCCTCCAGGACCAGAGCGAAGAGAAGCTGCGCGAAATCATCGACA TCCTGCAGCCCATGATGCACGACGCGGCGCCCTCGGTGCGCGCGGAGACCTCCCGCACCAtccaggccctgctgcagcatcgcAAGTGGCTCCGGCGGCTGCCGGTGCCGTGGAACCCGCTGGCGGcgctctgctgctggcctcgAAGGCGCCGCCAGAGGCCGAAGACCGAGCCCCAGCCCGAGGAGAGCCCAGAAGGTTCCGGCTCTGAAGGGACGTCCAAGGAcccatccccctgccagagcaagGACGAGTAG
- the LOC136789240 gene encoding uncharacterized protein isoform X1, whose translation MSRHKSRRRLAAPPSACQDRAGARGSEPETHPAWSFIPSLRAPLTMADKPPPERPRLAWVDSWATPIEESSDFLEVKQEEEEEEVVPLPGPFDDLAVYQEEEEAVTTIDAFVTNKQKSHLSEEQKMKFLESVCSVCTTAREKGLSAGLDCFCRRTDVARHIEIVLASEPQDQLQSPVREQAMLAVAALSTVQVIKVREMLRLLDTCFQSVFLLPPKEKLNARFYVMTMHAVDSMLQLLLLSPPATKLPEKLQSVVQALMRFCTSANALARRRAMERVCKLGEFLAKCSSLEPFGRYLKISQRTDLILTCLQLVTEGVCDEDQHWVSFLLDATTRDPISWLADVPHFVNFFFKTLKKQPAPDVRKRLLELLVLLTECFPRSVLMTVLFICPSQESASMDMWEVMFAVPAMAKRLLHELHLLLHDRNIREFLGVAEDLSLVRLSLLYAQRPEDPVPKELRDVECLQRCLRTANFHLLWLALKGLAALMERPQLAKAGQCLLPDVLETLQFGKPHITAAALAVCGNILGIVEKKAASLTALELVDVVKPLLDNEAAAVRESSMKLFKAAMERVLWRHKTQMWKKVRKILVPLYLRMSDETHSVAKASQEALMAAAELLWWDELKDVAHMEQTWRIRACLLQQDRDRVEKRLQQSRAYLEDPQASVREETVRFIGLAAELLQDQSEEKLREIIDILQPMMHDAAPSVRAETSRTIQALLQHRKWLRRLPVPWNPLAALCCWPRRRRQRPKTEPQPEESPEGSGSEGTSKDPSPCQSKDE comes from the exons agggcaggagcgAGAGGGAGCGAGCCGGAGACCCACCCCGCGTGGAGCTTCATTCCCTCCCTTCGCGCCCCCCTCACCATGGCAGACAAACCCCCCCCCGAGCGGCCCCGCTTGGCCTGGGTGGACAGCTGGGCCACCCCCATTGAGGAATCCTCCGACTTCCTCGAggtgaagcaggaggaggaggaggaggaggtcgtGCCGCTGCCGggcc CCTTCGACGACCTGGCCGTGtaccaggaggaagaggaggccgTGACCACCATTGACGCCTTTGTAACCAACAAGCAAAAG AGCCACCTGAGCgaggagcagaaaatgaagtttctgGAGAGCGTCTGCAGCGTCTGCACCACCGCCCGCGAGAAGGGGCTGTCGGCGGGCCTCGACTGCTTCTGTCGCCGCACCGACGTGGCCAGGCACATCGAG ATCGTGCTGGCGTCGGAGCCCCAGGACCAGCTGCAGTCTCCGGTGCGAGAGCAAGCCATGCTGGCCGTCGCCGCCTTGAG CACGGTGCAGGTGATCAAGGTGAGGGAGATGCTGCGGCTGCTCGACACCTGCTTCCAGAGCGtcttcctgctgccccccaaGGAGAAGCTGAACGCGCGCTTCTATGTGATG ACCATGCACGCCGTGGACagcatgctgcagctgctgctgctcagcccgcCGGCCACCAAGCTCCCGGAGAAGCTGCAGAGCGTCGTGCAG GCCCTGATGCGTTTCTGCACCTCCGCGAACGCCCTCGCCCGCAGGAGAGCCATGGAAAGGGTCTGCAAGCTGGGCGAGTTCCTGGCCAAGTGCTCCTCGCTGGAG CCCTTCGGGAGGTACCTGAAGATCTCGCAGAGGACGGACCTCATCCTCACCTGCCTGCAGCTTGTGACAGAAGGCGTGTGCGACGAGGACCAGCACTGGGTCTCCTTTCTGCTCGACGCGACCACCCGAGACCCCATCAGCTGGCTGGCGGAC GTCCCGCACTTCGTCAACTTCTTCTTCAAAACGCTGAAGAAGCAGCCGGCGCCCGACGTGCGGAAGaggctcctggagctgctcGTCCTCCTCACGGAGTGCTTCCCCCGCTCCGTGCTCATGACCGTGCTCTTCATCTGCCCGTCCCAAGAAAG CGCCTCGATGGACATGTGGGAGGTGATGTTTGCCGTGCCCGCCATGGCGAAGCGGCTCCTGCACGAgctccacctgctgctgcacgACAGGAACATCCGCGAGTTCCTCGGGGTGGCCGAGGACCTCAGCCTCGTCCGCCTCAGCCTCCTCTACGCCCAGCGCCCCGAAGACCCCGTCCCCAAGGAGCTGCGGGACGTGGAGTGCCTGCAGCGCTGCCTCAGGACCGCCAACTTCCACCTGCTCTGGCTGGCGCTCAAAGGCCTGGCGGCGCTGATGGAGAGGCCGCAGCTG GCCAAGGCAGGGCAGTGCCTGCTGCCGGACGTGCTGGAGACCCTGCAGTTCGGCAAGCCCCACATCACGGCGGCGGCCCTGGCGGTCTGCGGCAACATCCTCGGCATCGTGGAGAAGAAGGCGGCCAGCCTCACCGCCCTCGAGCTGGTCGACGTGGTCAAGCCTCTCCTGGACAAC gaggCCGCCGCGGTGCGGGAGAGCTCCATGAAGCTCTTCAAGGCGGCCATGGAGCGCGTGCTGTGGAGGCACAAGACGCAGATGTGGAAGAAGGTGCGCAAGATCCTCGTCCCGCTCTACCTGCGCATGAGCGACGAGACCCACAGCGTGGCCAAG GCCTCCCAAGAAGCCCtcatggcggcggcggagctCTTGTGGTGGGATGAGCTGAAGGACGTGGCCCACATGGAGCAGACCTGGAGGATCAGAGCGTGCCTG ctgcagcaggatcGAGACCGGGTAGAGAAGCGCCTACAGCAGAGCCGGGCGTACCTGGAGGACCCTCAGGCATCCGTGCGCGAGGAGACCGTGAGGTTCATCG GGCTCGCCGCGGAGCTCCTCCAGGACCAGAGCGAAGAGAAGCTGCGCGAAATCATCGACA TCCTGCAGCCCATGATGCACGACGCGGCGCCCTCGGTGCGCGCGGAGACCTCCCGCACCAtccaggccctgctgcagcatcgcAAGTGGCTCCGGCGGCTGCCGGTGCCGTGGAACCCGCTGGCGGcgctctgctgctggcctcgAAGGCGCCGCCAGAGGCCGAAGACCGAGCCCCAGCCCGAGGAGAGCCCAGAAGGTTCCGGCTCTGAAGGGACGTCCAAGGAcccatccccctgccagagcaagGACGAGTAG